The following coding sequences are from one Capsicum annuum cultivar UCD-10X-F1 chromosome 3, UCD10Xv1.1, whole genome shotgun sequence window:
- the LOC107863077 gene encoding RNA-binding protein 2: protein MSDAYWTVTDDRVEPASFPPVVAAKRPRTEPDVPSGPEMPGHHSHNDDVQGVHHAIRPTDPIEASYDRYLQTGQTSSYAGGESARSMSNGVTRHPNDGPRVKGNVGSEPIAAKSWTIGFGGGRSQVPLPPEASSTLFVEGLPANCTRREVSHIFRPFAGYKDARLVIKESRHSGGNPFVLCFVDFVSPAYAATAMDTLQGYNLDDHDRDSPILRLQFARRPGARSGGWHRGRH from the exons ATGTCAGATGCTTACTGGACAGTCACCGACGACCGGGTAGAGCCGGCATCTTTTCCTCCGGTGGTCGCCGCTAAACGCCCTCGGACCGAACCTG ATGTTCCAAGTGGTCCTGAGATGCCTGGCCATCATAGCCACAATGACGATGTACAAGGAGTGCATCATGCCATTAGACCTACGGATCCTATTGAAGCATCCTATGACCGATACTTGCAAACCGGG CAAACTTCCTCATATGCTGGTGGTGAATCCGCAAGATCCATGAGTAATGGAGTAACCCGTCATCCTAATGACGGTCCACGTGTTAAGGGTAATGTGGGGTCAGAGCCAATTGCTGCTAAAAGCTGGACCATTGGGTTTGGAGGTGGTAGATCACAAGTTCCTCTTCCACCTGAGGCTAGCAGTACATTGTTTGTGGAAGGGCTGCCTGCTAATTGCACCCGAAGAGAGGTGTCAC ATATATTTCGACCATTTGCAGGTTACAAAGATGCTAGACTGGTGATCAAAGAATCACGACAT TCAGGAGGGAATCCATTTGTTCTTTGCTTTGTTGATTTTGTGAGTCCGGCCTATGCAGCCACTGCGATGGATACTTTACAAG GTTATAACCTCGATGATCATGACCGTGATTCCCCCATTTTAAGGTTGCAATTTGCTCGCCGACCTGGTGCCAGGTCAGGTGGTTGGCATCGTGGAAGGCATTAA